In Acidobacteriota bacterium, the DNA window TGCTCGCTGAATCCACTGCCGTGCTGGAGATGTCGAGAGACGGAAGCCTGTTTCGACTGATGCCGCGGCACGACCGCGAATGGCTCGAGGCCGGCGGCATCACGCTGATTGGAGCCCTGAAGCTTCGCGATGGCACCGTCGCGGCGCTGGTCGGACTGGGCGCGAAACGCGGCCGCGCGTCATTTGGCGGCCGGGATCGGTGGTTCGTCTCGACGCTGCTCTCCGGCGCGGCTGTCGCGTGGGCGTCGCTCGGCGTGCAACCGGCCTCGCCAACGGAGGACGACGAGCCGGCTCTGGAGTGCCCGCGCTGCGGAAGGGTGTCAGCTTCGGAGACGCTGCCCTGCGGCTGCGAAGCGCGCGCGGTCACGGCCGCGCTTCCCCGCCGAGTGGCCGGGAAATTCACCGTCGTGCGCCGGCTGGGCTCGGGCGGCATGGGCGTGGCGTATCTCGGTCGGGACAGCCGACTGCGCCGCGACGTCGCCCTGAAGACGCTGCCCGAACTGCGCGACGGCGGGGTGTCGGGGCTGACCGAAGAGGCGCGCGCGATGGCCGCGCTGAATCACGAAGCGGTCGCGACGATTTACGGTCTGGAGATCTGGCGCCGCACGCCCGTCCTCGTCGTCGAGTACTTTCCCGATGGAACGTTGCGTCAACGGCTCGCGCGGGGACCGCTGTCGCCGCGCGAGGTGATCGCCCTCGGGACGCGTCTGGCTGGCGGCCTGGCCTACATGCACGAACGAGGCGTGCTTCACCGTGACGTCAAGCCGAGCAACATCGGGCTGACGGGAACCGGCGCGCCCAAGCTTCTGGACTTCGGCCTCGCCAGTGAAGAGGGAGCCTTCGCCGGCACGCCGGGGTACCTGCCGCCCGAGGCTCTCGAAGGCGGCGACCCGAACACGGCTGTGGATCTCTGGGGTCTCTCGACCGTCCTGCTGGAGGCGTGCGGTGGCCGCGATCGGCTGCCGCTGGCGCTCCGTCGATTCTTCGATCGGGCGCTCGCGGCTGGGCCGGCATCGCGCTTTCAGTCGGCCCATGAGTTTCGCGCCGCGCTGGACCGTCTCGGCACGCAACCGGCCGCGCGGGCCGGCGCGTGAGATGCCGGATGAAGGTGCTATTATCTGGACAATGTGCGGCATCACGAAGAGCGGGAAATCCGACGACGGTTCGTGCGCTCCACGGGAGGGCGCGTGACGCCGCAGGACGTCAGGAAACGCTCCGGCCGCCGACCGCGTCAGGAGCAGCCCCGGGAAGTTCGACGGCTCGTGCGCAGCGGCGTTCCTCTTTACTATCAGCTCGCCACCGTGCTGAGAGAGGAGATCGTCTCGGGACGCCGGCGCCTGGGGGAAAAGCTGGCGTCGGAGACCGAGCTCGAGAGGACATACGGCGTGAGCCGCATGACCGTGCGCGAGGCGCTGCGCAGTCTCGACGAAGAAGGCCTGATTCGCCGCGAGGCCGGCCGCGGCAGCTTCGTGGCCGGCCTGCCCGCCTTTACCGGCACACAGCAGATAGACGGTACGCTGAACGGCCTGATCGCCATGGGTGTGGCCACCGCGCCGAGACTCCTCGAACTCCGCGAGGTCGAGTTGCCCCCGGACGAGGCCGAGGCGCTGGGCATGGCGGGGACGCGCACGATCATGCGGGCGGAGCGTCTGCGGTATTACAAGGACGAGCCGTACTGCCACATCGTCAACAACGTGGTCCCGGAGCTGGGGCGCCGCATCGGCCGCGCCCACTGGGAGCGGGGTTCTCTGCTCAGGTCCATCGAGATGAAGCTCGGCGTCGAGTTGGGGGACGCCGAGGAGCGCGTGCGCGCGACTCTGGCGGACGCGTCGCTCGCGCACTGGCTCGACGTGCGCGTGGGCGCGCCGCTGCTGCGTGTCGACTATCTGATCAGGGATCGGGAGGGGCGCGCGGTGGAAACCGCGATCATCCACTACCGCAGCGACACGCACGTCTTCACGCTCCACCTGACACGATCCCCGGAGAGAACGCG includes these proteins:
- a CDS encoding GntR family transcriptional regulator; its protein translation is MRHHEEREIRRRFVRSTGGRVTPQDVRKRSGRRPRQEQPREVRRLVRSGVPLYYQLATVLREEIVSGRRRLGEKLASETELERTYGVSRMTVREALRSLDEEGLIRREAGRGSFVAGLPAFTGTQQIDGTLNGLIAMGVATAPRLLELREVELPPDEAEALGMAGTRTIMRAERLRYYKDEPYCHIVNNVVPELGRRIGRAHWERGSLLRSIEMKLGVELGDAEERVRATLADASLAHWLDVRVGAPLLRVDYLIRDREGRAVETAIIHYRSDTHVFTLHLTRSPERTRKEGWSLRDEESRPAGGVKPGGASQHAGATAFT